The following proteins are co-located in the Spea bombifrons isolate aSpeBom1 chromosome 3, aSpeBom1.2.pri, whole genome shotgun sequence genome:
- the TCF21 gene encoding transcription factor 21, whose translation MSTGSLSDVEDFQEVEMVGCDGLKLDSSKEFGISNDSNEESSTCDNGSPKKGRGATGKRRKNPSKKSPLSGVGIEGKQVQRNAANARERARMRVLSKAFSRLKTTLPWVPPDTKLSKLDTLRLASSYIAHLRQILANDSYENGYIHPVNLTWPFMVAGKPESDLKEVVGTSRLCGTTAS comes from the exons ATGTCTACTGGTTCCCTCAGTGATGTGGAGGACTTCCAAGAGGTGGAAATGGTGGGGTGTGATGGCCTCAAACTGGATTCAAGTAAAGAGTTTGGTATTTCCAACGACAGCAACGAGGAAAGCTCCACTTGTGATAATGGGTCTCCTAAGAAAGGCAGAGGTGCTACaggaaagaggaggaaaaatCCCAGCAAGAAAAGCCCATTGAGTGGAGTCGGCATTGAAGGGAAGCAGGTCCAGAGGAACGCAGCAAATGCCAGAGAAAGAGCCAGAATGAGAGTGCTCAGCAAAGCCTTCTCTAGACTCAAGACCACCTTGCCTTGGGTACCCCCAGACACCAAACTTTCTAAACTAGACACATTAAGGCTTGCATCAAGCTATATAGCTCATCTGAGACAAATCCTGGCGAATGACAGTTATGAAAATGGCTATATCCATCCTGTCAACCTG ACATGGCCTTTTATGGTTGCCGGAAAACCCGAAAGTGACCTTAAAGAAGTGGTTGGCACAAGTCGTTTGTGTGGGACTACGGCATCTTGA